The Euwallacea similis isolate ESF13 chromosome 7, ESF131.1, whole genome shotgun sequence genome has a window encoding:
- the LOC136410014 gene encoding 27 kDa glycoprotein-like translates to MKLYVFLLLASAGFCLAEIELPNHPTNLDEIPALKEKCLKSGKPDTYDRLKLAINETRSCLDDKIDPTKVKEELEVAKKTGSMDEVFGKYCKKREEYKECVFKTVNVSKECLEENEINALNKAISVVEEVVAFACFRDGDRLAMFVAEGGTECVSSRSEQIKNCITNTFKINSNNLSLSSFPTALPTLRMDKEKCNKIGNLQECVVNDLEANCKDTTPANIIDALFKFIKKSTCKNVE, encoded by the exons ATGAAGCTGTACGTGTTTTTGTTATTAGCATCAGCAG GCTTTTGCCTGGCTGAAATCGAACTACCCAATCATCCTACAAACTTAGATGAAATTCCtgcacttaaagaaaaatgccTCAAAAGTGGAAAGCCAGACACCTATGATCGACTCAAG CTGGCAATAAATGAAACCAGATCGTGCCTTGACGACAAAATTGATCCAACCAAGGTAAAAGAAGAGTTGGAGGTTGCCAAGAAAACTGGTTCTATGGATGAGGTTTTCggaaaatattgcaagaaaCGAGAAGAATATAAGGAATGTGTATTCAAAACTGTAAATGTTTCCAAGGAATGTTTGGAAGAAAATGAGATCAACGCATTGAACAAAGCGATAAGTGTTGTTGAAGAAGTCGTTGCTTTTGCTTGTTTTAGAGATGGTGATCGACTAGCCA tgtttgttGCTGAAGGTGGTACTGAATGTGTCTCCTCTCGTTCcgaacaaataaaaaactgcattactaatacttttaaaataaattccaataATTTAAGTCTTTCAAGCTTTCCTACTGCATTGCCTACATTACGAATGGACAAAGAAAAATGCAA taaaattggAAACCTCCAAGAATGTGTGGTGAATGATCTAGAGGCCAATTGTAAGGACACAACTCCAGCAAATATAATAGACGCTTTATTCAAGTTTATCAAGAAGTCTACTTGCAAGAACGTAGAATAG